One window from the genome of Megalobrama amblycephala isolate DHTTF-2021 linkage group LG4, ASM1881202v1, whole genome shotgun sequence encodes:
- the txnrd2.2 gene encoding thioredoxin reductase 2, tandem duplicate 2 isoform X2: protein MAAFSRGRQIIKAFRTLIFTRNFTAGTFDYDLVVIGGGSGGLACSKEAAQLGHRVAVLDYVEPSLKGTKWGLGGTCVNVGCIPKKLMHQAALLGTAVKDARKYGWQIPESLSHDWPTMAEAVQNHVRSLNWGHRVQLQDKKVKYLNMIGSLVDKHTIRAVNAKGKEMTLTTKNIVLATGGRPKYPTHVPGAVEFGITSDDVFWLSESPKKTLVVGASYVALECAGFLTGIGLDTTVMVRSIALRGFDQQMSGLVTDYMEAYGTKFSWRCTPKSVEKLPSGLLQVTWMDLNTKEEHQDTFNSVLWAVAFTMPSDVPGAQIRQKKRQEVQHWNAPFQFDADTGTFPALQ, encoded by the exons ATGGCTGCCTTCAGTAGAGGCAGGCAAATTATCAAAGCTTTCAGGACTTTAATATTTACAAGAAACTTTACAG CCGGTACATTTGATTATGATCTGGTGGTTATTGGTGGAGGCTCTGGAGGGTTGGCATGTTCAAAAGAAG CTGCCCAGTTAGGGCACAGAGTTGCTGTTTTGGACTATGTTGAACCTTCACTCAAAG GCACAAAGTGGGGTCTTGGTGGCACGTGTGTGAATGTCGGCTGTATTCCAAAGAAGCTTATGCATCAGGCGGCACTGCTTGGCACTGCTGTCAAAGATGCTAGGAAGTATGGCTGGCAAATCCCAGAATCCCTGTCACATGACTG GCCAACAATGGCTGAGGCTGTCCAAAACCATGTGAGGTCTCTAAACTGGGGCCACAGAGTGCAACTACAAGACAA GAAGGTGAAGTATTTGAATATGATTGGCAGTCTGGTGGATAAACACACTATCAGAGCTGTAAATGCCAAAGGGAAGGAG ATGACACTGACCACTAAAAACATTGTGTTAGCTACTGGTGGACGGCCGAAGTACCCTACTCAT GTCCCAGGAGCCGTGGAGTTTGGGATCACAAGTGATGATGTCTTCTGGCTCAGCGAGTCGCCCAAAAAAAC gttggttgttggtgccagtt aTGTAGCGCTGGAATGTGCTGGCTTCCTTACAGGCATTGGGCTGGACACCACTGTGATGGTGCGTAGTATCGCCCTCCGGGGGTTTGATCAg CAAATGTCTGGTTTAGTCACAGACTACATGGAGGCGTATGGCACCAAGTTTTCCTGGAGGTGTACACCAAAAAGTGTAGAAAAGCTCCCTTCTGGCCTTCTCCAGGTCACATGGATGGATCTAAACACCAAAGAAGAACATCAAGACACCTTCAACTCAGTACTTTGGGCTGTAG CCTTCACAATGCCCAGCGACGTTCCAGGAGCCCAAATCAGACAGAAAAAGAGACAGGAAGTGCAGCACTGGAATGCCCCATTTCAGTTTGACGCAGATACTGGTACTTTTCCCGCTTTACAGTAA
- the pebp1 gene encoding phosphatidylethanolamine-binding protein 1, with the protein MPVDINEWTGSLALTEVEEQPAKPLMVKYGSLEIDALGKVFTPTQVQNRPTSVEWEGCDPSKLYTLAMTDPDAPSRKDPKFREWHHFLVVNMKGNDISSGCVMSDYVGAGPPKGTGLHRYVWLVYEQSGSISCTERVLTNRSGDNRGKFKIQSFRKKYGLGAPLAGSCFQAEWDDYVPKLYEQLAGK; encoded by the exons ATGCCTGTGGATATTAATGAATGGACAGGTTCCCTAGCTCTTACAGAGGTGGAGGAACAGCCAGCCAAGCCTCTAATGGTCAAATATGGCTCTTTGGAAATTGACGCGCTGGGGAAAGTGTTCACACCCACTCAG GTGCAGAATCGGCCCACATCCGTTGAGTGGGAAGGATGTGACCCCAGTAAGCTGTACACGTTGGCCATGACCGATCCAGATGCACCCAGCCGGAAAGACCCCAAATTTCG GGAATGGCACCACTTCCTTGTGGTCAACATGAAAGGAAATGACATCTCCAGTGGATGCGTCATGTCGGACTATGTTGGTGCAGGACCCCCGAAGGGAACAG GTCTCCATCGCTACGTGTGGCTGGTTTACGAGCAGTCGGGTAGCATCAGCTGCACCGAACGCGTCCTCACCAATCGCTCTGGAGACAACCGTGGAAAATTCAAGATTCAGAGTTTCCGCAAGAAATACGGCCTCGGTGCTCCGCTCGCAGGGTCATGCTTCCAGGCGGAGTGGGACGACTACGTACCCAAACTTTACGAACAGCTGGCTGGCAAATAA